A genome region from Euphorbia lathyris chromosome 4, ddEupLath1.1, whole genome shotgun sequence includes the following:
- the LOC136227523 gene encoding uncharacterized protein, which produces MEALVCKKLGEPVGKIDDNSPIVLSKSHPIPQLDSPTAVRVRVKATSLNYANYLQILGKYQEKPPLPFIPGSDYSGIVDAVGPNVSNFKVGDRVCSFASLGSFAQFIVADQSHLFRVPDGCDLVAAGALPVAFGTSHVALVHRAQLTSSQVLLVLGAAGGVGISAVQIGKACGAIVIAIARGAEKVAFLKSLGVDCAVDSSKENIIASVKDFLKTRKLKGVDVLYDPVGGKLTKDALKLLNWGAQILVIGFASGEVPVIPANIALVKNWTIHGLYWGSYKIHRPGVLEDSLRELLSWMEKGLISVHISHTYSLKEANHAFSAIRDRKAIGKVMITIDDDRSAISKL; this is translated from the exons ATGGAGGCTCTTGTTTGTAAGAAATTGGGAGAACCAGTGGGAAAGATAGACGATAATTCTCCGATTGTGTTGAGCAAATCCCACCCAATTCCACAATTGGACTCCCCAACTGCGGTGAGAGTTAGAGTTAAAGCAACCAGCTTGAACTACGCCAATTACCTCCAGATTTTGGGGAAATACCAAGAAAAACCTCCCTTACCTTTCATTCCTGGCTCCGATTACTCCGGTATTGTCGATGCTGTTGGTCCAAATGTTTCCAATTTCAAGGTCGGCGACCGTGTCTGTTCTTTCGCTTCCCTTGGCTCCTTTGCCCAATTCATTGTTGCCGATCAATCTCACCT GTTTCGAGTTCCTGATGGGTGTGATCTGGTGGCTGCCGGTGCATTGCCAGTTGCTTTTGGGACCTCACATGTCGCTCTTGTTCACCGAGCTCAGTTGACCTCTTCTCAG GTACTGCTTGTTCTTGGAGCAGCTGGAGGTGTAGGAATTTCTGCTGTACAAATTGGAAAGGCTTGTGGTGCCATTGTTATTGCCATTGCGAG GGGAGCCGAAAAGGTAGCATTTTTGAAGTCACTAGGAGTTGATTGTGCAGTGGACTCGAGCAAAGAAAACATCATAGCAAGTGTTAAGGATTTCCTGAAGACAAGGAAGCTTAAAGGGGTAGATGTCTTGTACGATCCAGTTGGAGGCAAGCTCACCAAAGATGCCTTGAAGCTTTTGAATTGGGGTGCTCAAATTCTCGTCATTGGTTTTGCTAGTGGCGAAGTTCCCGTCATCCCTGCTAATATTGCTCTAGTTAAG AACTGGACTATACATGGACTTTACTGGGGTAGCTACAAAATACATCGACCAGGTGTTCTAGAAGATTCTCTCAGGGAGCTACTCTCCTGGATGGAAAAAGGCTTGATTAGTGTCCACATTTCTCATACTTACAGCCTAAAAGAG GCCAACCATGCATTTTCTGCTATTAGAGATAGGAAAGCTATAGGGAAAGTGATGATTACCATTGATGACGATAGAAGTGCGATATCGAAGCTgtaa